From one Humulus lupulus chromosome 8, drHumLupu1.1, whole genome shotgun sequence genomic stretch:
- the LOC133796050 gene encoding uncharacterized protein LOC133796050: MATASTNVASTSSQEPLKKVPMIHGTMEQTTEQEHKTKNHKRMEERLKQYRSLGHTVNFVTSEDRCYPTSAITFTEDDSRAVHLPHDDPLVITLQVDHCQLGRVLVDGGSSIDVLFWEAFQKMGLEESQIRPSVTPILGFNNQRVYPKGAIRLNVVVAERTLPVDFLIVGSITSYNVIMGRNWIYRMQGVVSTLHQVMRCQSPDGRYTIDIKGCQRQAKKCYLTLKEINEINTSSPGDDLTK, encoded by the coding sequence ATGGCGACGGCTTCCACAAATGTGGCTTCTACAAGCTCGCAAGAACCTCTCAAAAAAGTCCCCATGATACACGGGACCATGGAGCAGACCACAGAACAAGAGCATAAGACCAAAAACCACAAGAGAATGGAGGAAAGATTAAAGCAGTACAGATCATTAGGCCACACTGTTAATTTTGTCACCTCAGAAGACAGATGCTACCCAACCTCTGCAATAACTTTCACAGAAGATGACTCGCGGGCAGTACACCTACCCCATGACGACCCTCTAGTCATCACGCTACAGGTTGACCATTGCCAATTGGGAAGAGTTTTAGTCGACGGGGGCAGCAGCATTGATGTTctcttctgggaagccttccaAAAGATGGGTCTCGAAGAGAGTCAAATCAGACCCTCTGTTACACCAATCCTAGGATTCAACAATCAAAGAGTGTACCCGAAGGGCGCAATCAGGCTAAATGTAGTCGTTGCAGAACGCACTTTGCCAGTAGACTTCCTTATAGTGGGCTCCATCACAAGCTACAACGTTATCATGGGGAGAAATTGGATCTACAGAATGCAAGGCGTGGTCTCCACCTTACATCAAGTTATGCGATGTCAATCACCCGACGGACGCTACACCATCGACATAAAAGGATGCCAGAGGCAGGCAAAGAAATGCTACCTGACCCTGAAGGAGATAAATGAAATCAACACCTCTTCCCCTGGCGACGACCTCACCAAATAG